The Branchiostoma lanceolatum isolate klBraLanc5 chromosome 3, klBraLanc5.hap2, whole genome shotgun sequence DNA segment ATTTATGCATGCcattatgtctctttgttgtacGTGTTGAGTAGCaggcttcaaataagcaatcgcttcctgcctaatactctGTAAACATATACgcataaaataaataaatgagagGTCGCTTATTTTGAAGAGAATGTTATGAAAGTCGTCAGCTGCTTTGATAAATCCCTTTGTCTCTTTAATgaagattttatcattcaagagAGCAGAATCAAACTTCCAATATCCTAGTCCCTGTGAAATATCATACGTTGTAACATCTATTTTGATTAAGCGGTGGTCGGTCGCATGCATCGTGtcgtttttgtgttttttctaaaTCTCCGAATATCCACTAGGTTATTTGTGTCAGAAATTTCCAGCATTGCCTGTATAGCTTGTGGGTAATAGTCAATGCTACGTCGATGAATATTAGACGAAtgcgttctttgttgctcatgaaaACTGGCTTTCGTATAATTCACCTGGACATGTGGACATGATCCGGTCCGTCTTGCCATCTTGGTTGATAAATCTTTGTCCTTAAATCATCTTAGAAGCACCCTGCCCGCCCGACAACAGTCTCGTACTACCTAGTGGTAAGATGTACTCCGCCACTGAGGACTTGACGTTGTATTCTGGCGCGTACGAACAATGCAGACGACAAGGCGGTATGGTGGCGATACCGAGGGACGAGGAGGAACAACGGAACCTGGTGTTCCTAAAGAACTGCGTCAACAAGTAAGGTGGTAACTATATATTCAAAAGAGTTTAAAGATTTGGAGGAACGCTAGCTCATTAAGTCACTAGTATGggatttatatttttttcttacaagtGAATTAATGAGTTAGATGGATGAGAGCCCATTAAATCAcaagtaagggatttaaagattctcttactagtgatttaatgagttagaagcatgctagccCATTAAATCACAAGTAAGGGATTTATagattctcttactagtgatttaatgagttagaagcatgctagctcattgaatcactagtaagggatttaaaaaTCCCCTTCCttgtgatttaatgagttatagttagaggcatgctagcttaTCAAATCACTAGCGATCTAATTGCtaattaaatcactagtaagggaatCAAATATTTTCTTACTAGTGATCTAATGAGTTAGAGGAGTGTTAGcccattaaatcactagtagacTGCTAACTCGTGCGTACTTCTGCATTCACCAATATAGTGGCCATCCGTTCTGGCTTGGTATAAAGAAGATAGCAGGAGTATGGAGTGACGACAGCGGCACTGCACTGGGCAATTTCACGAGCTGGGCACCCGGGGAGCCAGACGAAGACAGACCCTGTTCGTATATCGTCAAGGGTGATCATGAAGTGGGGGAACGCCGAGACAACTGGGCAGACACAAACTGCCACTCAGGGTTCAGCTACATCTGTGAGATAGAAGGTGCCAGGACTcgttatattatattatattacttCTCCTTTTCTCAGAACCCTTTTCAGAAATAATCAGAAGCACAAGATACTAGTACATTGAAAACACGAGAGAGGTTCTCATTGATACTACAAATTAGTCCCATTTTGCATGATTGGCATAACGACTGACGTATTCGGTCTGACCACTGCAGTGCAGCCTGACCACACAGTGCCTCCTTGCAGCGCAGCAGCCACTGCATCCCAGAGAGCTGATGACGGTAAGACCATAGGGCTGCCCAAATAGGATCATTAGGTGTTGGAACAGATCTATTTCAAAGATTTGGAAAGATCTATTTGTAGGAGTTTTCAACCGGTGATTAAAAGTTTCCGGAACTAGATTAgtgtattgaatttttttctttcttagaaTGACGTTCACATTCCGTGCATTTTCACAGGCTCCGTGGTGCGTGTTGCTACCATTGCCGGCAGCGCTCTGGCGTCCATCGTTCTGGCTCACGTTGTCTTGGCCTACCCCAACATGTTCGGTTAGGTCAGGCTAGACAGAAACATTCAGCAACTAGTACATTGTAGAGTTGCATTTGGACCAACGTGTACAGAGTATGACCTCCGATACAGACTCCACCGAACAGTTCATTTATCTAACTAAATTAATGTACCGGATTCCGATCAAAAAGTGGTTTCTGAATTCATGCTCCCGAAACTATCCTCAAACTGCGCGTACTGAGTTGGAAAAAAGTGCGGCCGGGTCTGCAATTGAAGCCAAACCGTGTGTTTAGTTATTAATGTTACGCAGTTTTTGCAATAGTTCTAGTAGCTATTGTTACTATTTTACTTTGAAAGTAATTCATTGCACGAGTCTACCTCCACTTTTATGCAAATGGCACACTTCCTTCAAACGTCGAAAAGGATCGCGGGTaactgtttttcttcttttttttctttatcaacTGAAGGATACATAGGACACAGAGGCGATGCACTCTGAGAAATAGTTAATATTAAAAatcacctctgaaaataaaaattcttTCATGCTTTCTTGTTTGTACTGTGTGATGAGTTTCAATTCTCCCCAGACGTCCAGACTTTCTGAAAAGCGGCTATACAGCTGAGAGAACTATCAAAGAATAGTAAATTGGCTTCCATTTCTTAATAAGTCTGTATTCAATATTCAAGATTGGGCCTTTATGCCTTGTTGTTATTTCCAATAAGTTACATGATGCAAAATCTTAATCTATAGTCACAATTATATATTTGCACTTAAACTGTTCCTCTTGCCTCTAACTAGGTAATTTTTTATATAActagaaaatagaaaaaaaaatctttattgtatatCTATCTTTGAAACAGTACAATGCCTCCTAGTGTACTGAATAAGAATTGCAAGAGAATAGCAGTCCAAACTACTTTTGAAAATGTGTTCTGGACCCTATTTCAATCCATGATAAAAGGAAAACATGATCAAAAGGTTTGTAATATTTCTCGTCGGACAGACACCTCATCAATTGCCAAACCAGCTTGATCGTAATTAATTGTACCGTCTGAGGCTGCAATACTGTCATCCGTTGCTAGAGGGCACTTCTGCACCAACCAGTCCCAACATGGTGCTGTCTTGTGATGGTGAATGGAGgaaagatcaatcaatcaatcaatcattcgcaggcatcagtgtctgatgcaaggcggctgcagacatgcatagggctcgccaggctggtctgctctcggcatagaccctccagtcggttctggtgatccccagcccctggagcgtgttgaagatctggtcttcccatcttcctctaggtcgcttccatGACGGGTATGCTTCTGGTGAACATCTCACATTAAATCTTTAAATGGAGGTATGTCCCTGTGGTACAACTGGTAGCCACCTCACAGTTGAGCGCCTGGTTCCAATTTGTTGGTAACTCAAGAGACGTCAGGACATGTTGgctggggctgcaccgtctttttGGAAGTGaagtaaaacgggggtccctgTGCTGTGCTCCCTGTAAACATATACCCTGCTTATGAAACAGTTTGTGAcacaaggcactacaagggtctgaacaaatgaacaaatctTTAAATGGACTCACTTTATTGTAAACTTCAAAAACATGTCTTCACAATCATCTCGGCATTGTAGCCATGCTCAGTGGATAAACAAAGACTGACGTATAAAGTTTACCTACGTACACATAGCCCACACATCCAGCTccttacgtacatgtacaatgtatacaataTAAGATGCTTGAATAAACAACATTAAGTCTGCAAGGTTACCCTTTAAAAGTAAGCAAGTCGCTTTCAGCAGtgtatttctttcatttcttggtACATTACATAAGAGTTAGGCAAGGGGGGTAACAACGAGACATAGCGCttaaaaagattttgacaatattACGCAAATAACAGCTATTTTGAAGATATATCTGACGCAAAAACAAGGCGGCATCTTTCCCCTACATCACCATGCTAGAATGTTTCCCCCTTCTTTGGTCCTTTGGTAGATGCCATCCTCCTTGAAAAAATCCTTATACAGTGTGTACTTACATGAATACAAGAAACTTACTCACATTTAGGGACAAGAATGAATCTTTCAGCAGCTTTACCCTTACTTGTAGTAGGCTTGTCCTTAGTGGTTTTTAGTGTGCGGAATGGGGAGTGAAATTTACGTGCTGATAGCCATGTCCTTCTCTTAGGGACTTCAGTAATTCATTGAAATAAGAAGCTATAGATTTGTACAAAGATCGTACTGGCCAATACAAACAACTTCTTCGAAGCCTAACCTTAATATGCAAGTTTTTGTGGTAAGTTATCACTGGTAACCAACAGAGAATATACTTATTAATGGGAGGTTCACGAACTTGTGTCTAGCAATTATGATTTTGTTAATACTGAAACACATGATTATGCATCTCAGCTGTTACAGTATAAGATTTCATAATAACATTGATTCACCATCAGAATTCTAGCATAAGGTTACAGGAAATATAAAATGTAATATTAAGTATACTTTTCCTTAAATACAAGATGTCTGTGTAACTCCACAtatttctttcagtttcagCTTCTTTTCAAATGTCTGTCTATCTTTCTTTTTACTGTCTTCTGTGTTTTGTAATAGATTACTTATGTCTCTTAAAGTTCCGAGGTTCCTTTCAATGTTTCTGACACTCAATTTTTATGTAAATGTCCTTCTTGTTGTAAAATTCTAGAATCTCAGAGTCAGAGAAGTTATTgtccattttcaaaatgtttctctCCAACATCAAAATATTATTTGAACATCTTGTTCTTGTTAGAGGGTTAGGTCTTCGTGAGAAATTGTTGATTctcctttcaaactgcaaaaaaaaaatggaccAGAAGTCAGTCCAAATTTTTTCACCAGTTTGGAAGAAGTCACATTATTCGgtctttcatttttcatttttctgcaGTTGCCTAATAGAGCTTCTCACAGATTTTATTGCATGTTGATAGATGCTGGTTGCTGACAACACCGTTGCCATAACAACACATAAACGGCACAAGCGTATACTGTGCCTGGTCTAGGTTGTCACGGTAACGATGTGGTATGCCCATATGATATCCATAGCAAGCAATCGGATCAGTGAAAAGATCTACATGTCCTTATTTCCTTGCTTTTTGAATGGTACATCCCATAATCACCTGCGATGATACTAGACTATACCATTCAGAAAAATCCGTGAAAAGATCTACATATCTTTAATTCCTTGCTTTTTGAATGGTACATCCCAGAATCACCAGCAATGATAATATTGGACTGTACCATTCAGAAAAATAGGTTACAAGATCTACATGTCCTTATTTCCTTGCTTTTTGAATGGTACATCCCAGAATCTCCAGCGATGATGATATTGGACTGTACCATTCAGAAATAATGCAGGTGAGTTTGGCACGATTCTTATCGCATCTTGTAGCTGGTGGAGGCAGACAGTTCTCCCAGCTCCCCCTTAAACTCCACATCGATGCTGAAGTCCAAGTCTCTCTGCAAAGAGAAAAAACATCTATAAGTAAGAATCACTGAAACTCAACATCACTTTATATGTCGGGCAACCATAATGTGATTGAACAGAGACCTTGACATAATTCTACACTTTACATTGAAAATCACCTTATTTCCTTGCTACTATGGTGCGTCTATGCAGAATGCCAGGCATTTGTGGGCACTTAAGTCACCGAAGCGTTGCAAGCTGGTTTCATTATGGGCCAAGTCCAGGTGGATATCAGATATACCTGCAGTCCTCCAAATTTTTGCAggtggtattttgagccctgagagACTATGTGTGGTGGAATGTACTAATCAAGCATTACTGTAAAAGCAGTTAAGTTCATGGTGACATATGTCCGCAGTTTTCGCAGTTACCTCTTCACTACAACAACCACGAAAATTTTTGgtttgtcttctgcctgcctaccaccTTGATACAACCGCAAGctaaaaaccactgtgaacactccattttctccctgccgtgaaattaaatcaccaaATGCATAAAAAACGGTATATAGCATTTAGCAGTGTTCTAACAGCACATCTAGATGGTGCAAGATGTTTGGTTATAACAACAGGAAGATATTCACTGGTGGTCCCAGAGACACCAGACACCTGTTACTGATTAGTTTGCAATAAAGATGATAGACCCCGTCTATCCACAGCACTTCTCACCAGGCAAGCCACGAGAACAGACCTCAATCCTTGCTCTCTTAGACTAGTGCATAAagtaccggaggttgggagctgcccaagtcctactcaTCCCTACTCcacaaggaggcgggggaggcaggaagactgtcacaagtctcggcctagtcttgTGTTCTCGTGagactacatgtaggttactccgtgaacaagacgtaccgaagacgtcgaaaatttggtgcGTATgtcgctacctttctttttaagtcactgtttgaagaatgttCTTGTAACTACTCTGACAGTGTTCTTACGTTGTTCCTCTTGTTGGGCCTCATGTTGAAGGTGCCGTAGATCTCCTCCCCCCGCTTCACAGTGAGGTAGTCCTCCATGTAGAACACTGTCTGTTTCCAGTGGGTGTAGTGGGCCTCGGGGGCTGAAGGGTTAAACAGGGAAGATTACAAATGGTTAATACCAGGGGTGGAAAaccggtttgctggacctgattcggacctttataacatccaagaaccgagtccaaaaaacctgaaagccaaaaaaagtacaaaaaaaactgaacaaagtacaaatatatttttctattttgtttgataaaaagtgtatTGAGtgtcccctctgacaaaaaaggcattcagAATAAgcacaacattcaaatatcaaacactggtttatcttgaaagttttctcaccaagaaacttttatagttgtgcgtgtcagtattaattctctatgcttaatattggtctaataaaacaaaacatcaactggacaggatcaggttcaggtctggacctgaacctaaatctctggacctaaacttggacttggaccttattaagccaaaccggtattcACCCCTAGTTAATACTGACAGAGACTCTGTATCCAAATAGCAGGTATAGTACTATAACctacccttcggtgtaacacaccagctacacGGGCATGGgtcgcggcagcagctggttatattacactgaacaacctgtcactcctaacctttgtacatctaACTGTAAACGTTGTTTAAAgttgctcctacagtacttggtgatgtcatgttacaaaataaacatactgtaattcactttttcttcacggtagcaaaatttcacggtgtaaggaaaatggacattttcactgaactttaacttcaaggtggcagcaagtgatttacagaacggatgtgtgaaggattTCATAAATAACACTAGTTTCTTTTCACTTTGATGGTAAGTTCCCAGTACAGAGCTGatcgtgaaaacagtgaacataaagttacagtgaaagaaacaagaattacagtagttcaTGCATGCCACTGTTAGAGGTTCCAGTCCTTGCCAGGGGTGCCTTAATATGGCCATCATTTTGTCCTGTCTTGGAGAAGGCCACATCAAATTGAGTGATTAAAATCTTCAGACTGAATCTTTACACACGAGTCTACTAGAACAAGCTGAAAGAAGCAAGCTTGTAGTTTCAACAAACGATAAGATTTCTGCGACAAAAAACCCCTACCTGTGGAAAAGCCGGTGCGTTTGTGGCACTTGGTGAACTCCACGTTGAAGAAGCAGACCAAGGCGTGGACGTAGTCGTTCCGCCGACATTGGAGACAGAACGGCGAAGTAAACTGTAGGTCCTCGATCTTACATGTGTTGATGTCCACCTCCTGAAGGGACACACAAGAAGCAGGGTTGTTGGCAGGTATGGCACGGCCACACCAACAAACACAGACATCCTCAAATCTACCTGACCGTATTTTAATGAAACCAGAGGAAGTCCTGGGTAGATTATTTTGTTGTCCCTTAATCAAACAGTACATTTCTGTATGACTCTAACTGCATTGAGAGTTAGATAATGCTTATCTAATAAGGCcttgttaatttgattatatggatgacattcgcaCTGGTATCAATTTTTGTCTATTTCCAGAAAATAAATTTTCGAACATACTCTAAAtcttacaaagcagctgcaaatgtAAAAATGCAGGGCTAAACAATTATTTGGAAAACGTATAATAACGTCTAATATTAGGTATACCATAATCTTTGAAgttgtgtttagtcatttgttcaacatagatttcataatgaaaacacTTATtatttgccaaacttttctcTCATCCGCACACTTGCATCTGTTTTTGGGTTTCcacaggatgtcatccatacaatcaaatcaacatggccttagcgCTGAAACTTAATCAGTTAACACGACAATAACAGGAACCttacacacagatagacaccaCACAGTTGATTCTGATGGTAGCACGATCATTCTGAACATTGCGAGAAGAACCGAGTGTTGCACCATCGTTTTTTTGCTTCCCTTGTCCTCCACAAGTAAAATACAACGAGTCACACACCTTCAGGAGGCACGAGTTGGTAACGACATGCCTGGCCGACACCACGTCCACGGTCGGCTCCTGGATTACCAGCGGTCGCATACACGCCATGTTAAACCCATACACATCATTGGCCCACCCTGGAGTGGGATAGAAACAGGACACGTATGGGACGAGAGGTAAAAGAAAGCGGACCCACCTTGACCAGACACGAGTTGCTGACCACCTGTTTGGGATCTACTACGTCCACGAGTGGCTCAGTGACGGCCACCTTGCGTATACAGCTCATGTCAAAACCATATACACTGTCCCACCCTGCAAACACAACGTGTACAACGGGTTTTCATCCTCGTTACTGACACGCACACACCAGAGAAAATTTTTTTCCGAGACGAAATGTCTTATCAACGATTGTGAATTCACCGAAAGAAAGTGGGTCAGATTTTTGGGTCAGATCTCAATAATGAAAGGTTTTCATCCTCGTTActgacacgcacgcacacaccaGAGAAAATTTGTCGGGGGGGAAAGGTCACAAATTGGCAAAATTTAGTAATCGACTTAAATTACCAAAAGAAAGTGGGTCAAACGTTGGTGGCTTTGTCTCAATTATGAAGGGTTTTCATCCTCGTTACTTACACGCACACACCAGAGCAAATTTCGTTGGTTACATCACAAATTCAATTACCAACGATTGTGAATTTACCAAAAGAAAGTGGGTCGGATTTTGGGGACTTAATCTCCATTTTGAGGGTTTTTCTGTCCATATCAAAGCAGAAACAAGATGAAATGTCACGAATCAGGAAAGTTCAGTTTCAACGATTGTGAATTCACCAAAAGAGAGTAGGTTGGATTTTGGGTGGTTttattctaattatgaaattTTTTTGTCCATATCAAAAATTATTAATACAGAAACAAGACCAAATTCCTTCGTTATGACAACTTgttatttgtagaaaaaaaatgtctattTGCCCAGTTTCCAATGTGCTTGTTCAAAGCTACCTTGCAACATTCAAGATTTTTGGGCATAATCATCTTGCATAAACCTTTCCTTAGACCTGGGCCGGTTTAAAAATTTTGGTTCTAATTCTACATTTCTATTATGATGGTGCTGCTTGCCTAAATACTATAGGCCAGTATAAAGAATCCAAACAGTTAAAAAGCAACACCGTTTCCATACTCAAGCCAGGTCCTCTGAAAATCAATTCAGCTGGTTGCCCATAAACTTAATATTTTTCCATCgcaatgtacaaatatgtcCAGGGCCAGCAACAGTGCACAGAGGACTATACGCCTGTTGTAGCTATTCATACACAACTGAATAGGGGATGCTCCCCATTCAGCAGTTTCGTGATTACATGTCAGAATAGTACATTCTGCATGTAAATCTTGTCTGACACACTTGGAATGTGCACAATACAGAGTTATAATGCCGTTGAAATACAGTTAATCACTCaacatatcaatatcaataacataaccttcttggcaaaggtaatgacgCAAGCaattaagaagaagaaatagaAGTAAAAAGTTATATCTGAAGCAAGCTTACCAAACCGTTGGTAGAATATCTACATCATAAATTCGTCTTTTTACTTTTGTATCAACCTGTTAAGGCTGGCAGTTTTCTCAATCTAATAACATATTTAAGACAGTTTTGTAGATGACATCATGAACATAGGAGGCATTACCGTGGAGGCGTAAGATACTTACAGTTGATTTTCTCGTCCTTGTACTGTCCGTCTTCAATAGCGCACACGTACAGCGTGGCTCGGTCTGGGAACAGGATTCCGTCAGGGGCCTGGGGAGGAAACAAAACAGATTTGTTCAGTTTGGAAGAATGAAATGGGTTTGCTTTGAATTGCCAAAACTCATCTCGAGAAAGGAAATGGATGGTATACACAAACGAGGTGGTGAGGGAAATCTTAGCACAGCAAATCTGCTGAGCACAGTAAAATGGATAAGTCGAGCTCCATCAGTTTTAAACATTTCAGCATGAACCACCACAACTTTTTAACTGACACTTTGTAGCG contains these protein-coding regions:
- the LOC136429878 gene encoding C-type lectin domain family 3 member A-like, with protein sequence MGNSSPMAFSTSLVLLLGLCQCLPGTFAQTEAPCPPDNSLVLPSGKMYSATEDLTLYSGAYEQCRRQGGMVAIPRDEEEQRNLVFLKNCVNNGHPFWLGIKKIAGVWSDDSGTALGNFTSWAPGEPDEDRPCSYIVKGDHEVGERRDNWADTNCHSGFSYICEIEVQPDHTVPPCSAAATASQRADDGSVVRVATIAGSALASIVLAHVVLAYPNMFG
- the LOC136429877 gene encoding protein arginine N-methyltransferase 1-like isoform X2; this translates as MAICCCTDWGIGVRKCVAQQNNVENLAEEVTKPVANSDDVSHPDDMTSRDYYFDSYAHFAIHEEMLKDEVRTLTYRNAMYQNKHLFKDKIVLDVGCGTGILCMFAARAGAKKVIGIECSSIVEHAIKIIEDNNLDHIVTIVRGKVEEVDLPGIDKVDIIVSEWMGYCLFYESMLNTVLYARDKWLAPDGILFPDRATLYVCAIEDGQYKDEKINWWDSVYGFDMSCIRKVAVTEPLVDVVDPKQVVSNSCLVKEVDINTCKIEDLQFTSPFCLQCRRNDYVHALVCFFNVEFTKCHKRTGFSTAPEAHYTHWKQTVFYMEDYLTVKRGEEIYGTFNMRPNKRNNRDLDFSIDVEFKGELGELSASTSYKMR
- the LOC136429877 gene encoding protein arginine N-methyltransferase 1-like isoform X4 — encoded protein: MMLAHSSSSTWYKMAEQMEVAQQNNVENLAEEVTKPVANSDDVSHPDDMTSRDYYFDSYAHFAIHEEMLKDEVRTLTYRNAMYQNKHLFKDKIVLDVGCGTGILCMFAARAGAKKVIGIECSSIVEHAIKIIEDNNLDHIVTIVRGKVEEVDLPGIDKVDIIVSEWMGYCLFYESMLNTVLYARDKWLAPDGILFPDRATLYVCAIEDGQYKDEKINWWDSVYGFDMSCIRKVAVTEPLVDVVDPKQVVSNSCLVKEVDINTCKIEDLQFTSPFCLQCRRNDYVHALVCFFNVEFTKCHKRTGFSTAPEAHYTHWKQTVFYMEDYLTVKRGEEIYGTFNMRPNKRNNRDLDFSIDVEFKGELGELSASTSYKMR
- the LOC136429877 gene encoding protein arginine N-methyltransferase 1-like isoform X1; the encoded protein is MAICCCTDWGIGVRKCVAQQNNVENLAEEVTKPVANSDDVSHPDDMTSRDYYFDSYAHFAIHEEMLKDEVRTLTYRNAMYQNKHLFKDKIVLDVGCGTGILCMFAARAGAKKVIGIECSSIVEHAIKIIEDNNLDHIVTIVRGKVEEVDLPGIDKVDIIVSEWMGYCLFYESMLNTVLYARDKWLAPDGILFPDRATLYVCAIEDGQYKDEKINWWANDVYGFNMACMRPLVIQEPTVDVVSARHVVTNSCLLKEVDINTCKIEDLQFTSPFCLQCRRNDYVHALVCFFNVEFTKCHKRTGFSTAPEAHYTHWKQTVFYMEDYLTVKRGEEIYGTFNMRPNKRNNRDLDFSIDVEFKGELGELSASTSYKMR
- the LOC136429877 gene encoding protein arginine N-methyltransferase 1-like isoform X3 codes for the protein MMLAHSSSSTWYKMAEQMEVAQQNNVENLAEEVTKPVANSDDVSHPDDMTSRDYYFDSYAHFAIHEEMLKDEVRTLTYRNAMYQNKHLFKDKIVLDVGCGTGILCMFAARAGAKKVIGIECSSIVEHAIKIIEDNNLDHIVTIVRGKVEEVDLPGIDKVDIIVSEWMGYCLFYESMLNTVLYARDKWLAPDGILFPDRATLYVCAIEDGQYKDEKINWWANDVYGFNMACMRPLVIQEPTVDVVSARHVVTNSCLLKEVDINTCKIEDLQFTSPFCLQCRRNDYVHALVCFFNVEFTKCHKRTGFSTAPEAHYTHWKQTVFYMEDYLTVKRGEEIYGTFNMRPNKRNNRDLDFSIDVEFKGELGELSASTSYKMR